One Mycolicibacterium crocinum DNA window includes the following coding sequences:
- a CDS encoding cutinase family protein: MHTYRRAPIFAAAALVIGAHVTAPTALADTCPDVHVVYARGTDTIPPFDQVGQALVNSLSTQLAGRSMSVYGINYPATWDLNNGTTSGANDGWVHIQNLVAACPATRLILGGYSQGADVIDLLTTTSGAAFGTPTPMPDAIASHVAAVVVFGNPSRKVGGGPLPSRSPLYGEKAVDVCLTGDPICSNGTNLFAHSQYVSSGVVNQAAQFAAGRVSPVAG, from the coding sequence GTGCACACGTATCGCCGCGCACCGATTTTTGCCGCCGCCGCCCTAGTAATCGGCGCACACGTCACGGCGCCGACTGCACTGGCCGATACCTGCCCTGATGTTCACGTCGTCTACGCCCGCGGAACCGACACCATTCCCCCGTTCGACCAAGTCGGGCAAGCTCTCGTCAACTCGTTGAGCACGCAGCTTGCGGGCAGATCAATGTCGGTCTACGGCATCAACTACCCGGCAACATGGGACTTGAACAACGGAACGACCTCCGGTGCCAATGACGGCTGGGTCCACATCCAGAATCTGGTGGCGGCATGCCCGGCCACCCGATTGATACTGGGCGGATACTCCCAGGGCGCCGACGTGATCGACCTACTTACCACTACCTCCGGTGCCGCGTTCGGTACCCCGACCCCGATGCCGGACGCCATCGCAAGTCACGTCGCAGCGGTCGTGGTTTTTGGTAACCCATCGCGCAAGGTCGGTGGCGGGCCTCTGCCGTCGAGAAGCCCGCTGTACGGCGAAAAAGCCGTCGACGTGTGCCTGACTGGCGACCCTATCTGCTCCAACGGCACAAACCTGTTCGCGCACAGCCAGTACGTGAGTTCCGGCGTGGTCAATCAAGCAGCGCAGTTCGCGGCTGGTCGGGTCTCTCCGGTCGCCGGGTGA
- a CDS encoding IS481 family transposase, with translation MVHANACLTPKGRLRLARCVVEDGWTYARAAERFQCSSATAKKWADRYRVGGQEAMNDQSSRPHRSPRQLARRRERRIIKVRFTRRWGPHRIAAHLRLPRSTVEAVLRRYRMPLLRDLDQASGLPVRRAKARRYEHAAPGDLIHVDIKKLGRIPDGGGHRKLGRTIGNRHNKKQGRGYAYLHHAVDDHSRLAYSEILTDERKETASAFWGRAKAFFGEHDIVVKRVLTDNGSCYRSKLFAEALGDDIAHKKTRPYRPQTNGKVERFNRTLNQEWAYAQTYFSDEARAATYQSWLHHYNHHRPHTGIKSKTPIDRLRVHNLPVKNS, from the coding sequence ATGGTTCACGCTAATGCCTGTTTGACTCCGAAGGGCCGGTTGCGGCTGGCTCGTTGTGTCGTCGAGGACGGATGGACTTACGCTCGGGCCGCAGAACGATTTCAGTGCTCGAGCGCCACGGCCAAGAAGTGGGCCGACCGGTACCGCGTCGGCGGCCAGGAGGCGATGAACGACCAGTCCAGTCGACCGCATCGCAGCCCGCGGCAGCTGGCGCGGCGTCGGGAACGCCGGATTATCAAGGTGCGCTTCACGCGTCGGTGGGGCCCGCACCGCATCGCCGCTCACTTGCGACTACCCCGCTCGACCGTTGAGGCGGTACTGCGCCGCTACCGGATGCCGCTGCTGCGTGATTTGGATCAGGCCAGCGGTCTGCCAGTGCGGCGAGCCAAGGCGCGTCGCTACGAACACGCTGCGCCCGGGGATCTGATCCATGTCGACATCAAAAAGCTTGGTCGTATCCCCGACGGGGGCGGGCATCGCAAGCTGGGTCGCACGATCGGCAATCGCCACAACAAAAAGCAGGGCCGCGGTTATGCCTACCTGCACCACGCGGTCGATGACCACTCCCGGCTGGCCTACTCAGAGATCCTCACCGACGAACGTAAAGAGACCGCATCAGCGTTCTGGGGACGTGCCAAGGCCTTCTTCGGCGAGCACGACATTGTGGTTAAACGGGTCCTCACCGATAACGGATCCTGTTATCGATCAAAGCTTTTCGCTGAAGCGTTGGGCGACGATATCGCTCACAAGAAGACCCGCCCCTACCGCCCGCAAACCAACGGAAAGGTCGAGCGATTCAACCGCACCCTCAACCAGGAATGGGCCTACGCCCAGACCTACTTCTCCGATGAAGCCCGCGCAGCGACCTACCAGAGCTGGCTACATCACTACAATCACCATCGACCCCACACCGGCATCAAGAGCAAGACACCAATCGACCGCCTACGCGTTCACAACCTGCCCGTGAAGAACAGCTAG
- a CDS encoding NAD(P)H-dependent amine dehydrogenase family protein, whose translation MPNTSPYRVVQWTTGNVGKSSVQAITANPTLELVGCYAWSADKSGRDVGELVGVEPLGVTATNDIDALLALKPDCVVYNPMWIDVDELVRILSAGVNVVASASFITGHNLGEGRARIEEACKAGGSTMFGSGVSPGFAELLAIVAATACDRVDKVTIAESADTTLYDSPETERPVGFDMRIDDPELQPMAAKGTAVFAEAVQLVADSLGVELDEITCVSEYAQTTEDLPMASWTIKAGHVAGVYASWQGIVDGKTVIDINVRWKKGTTLEPDWQLDADGWKITIDGRPTVNMQVGFLPPMDMIENAKSLEDFFVLGHIMTALPPIHAIPAVVAAPPGIATYNDLPLPKARGVVPRS comes from the coding sequence GTGCCCAACACTTCTCCCTATCGGGTCGTCCAGTGGACGACCGGCAATGTAGGCAAGAGCTCCGTCCAGGCGATCACCGCCAACCCCACCCTCGAACTCGTCGGCTGTTATGCCTGGTCCGCGGACAAGTCCGGCCGCGACGTCGGCGAGCTGGTCGGCGTTGAACCCCTGGGGGTCACCGCGACCAACGACATCGACGCCCTGCTGGCGCTCAAGCCGGACTGCGTGGTCTACAACCCGATGTGGATCGACGTCGACGAACTCGTCCGGATCCTGTCGGCCGGTGTCAACGTCGTCGCTTCGGCCTCGTTCATCACCGGGCATAACCTCGGCGAGGGCCGTGCCCGCATCGAGGAAGCGTGCAAGGCCGGCGGGTCCACGATGTTCGGCTCCGGGGTGAGCCCGGGCTTTGCCGAGCTGCTGGCGATTGTCGCCGCCACCGCCTGCGATCGCGTCGACAAAGTCACGATCGCCGAGTCCGCCGACACCACGCTCTACGACTCCCCCGAGACCGAGCGTCCGGTGGGATTCGACATGCGCATCGACGATCCCGAACTCCAGCCGATGGCCGCCAAGGGCACCGCCGTGTTCGCCGAAGCCGTGCAATTGGTCGCCGATTCCCTGGGCGTCGAGCTGGACGAGATCACATGCGTGTCCGAATACGCCCAGACCACCGAGGACCTGCCGATGGCGTCGTGGACCATCAAGGCCGGCCACGTGGCCGGGGTCTACGCCAGCTGGCAGGGCATCGTCGACGGCAAGACCGTCATCGACATCAACGTGCGATGGAAAAAGGGCACGACGCTCGAGCCGGACTGGCAGCTCGACGCCGACGGCTGGAAGATCACCATCGACGGACGGCCGACCGTCAACATGCAGGTCGGCTTCCTGCCGCCGATGGACATGATCGAGAACGCGAAGTCACTCGAAGACTTCTTCGTTCTCGGCCACATCATGACGGCGTTGCCGCCGATTCACGCGATCCCCGCCGTCGTCGCCGCGCCGCCAGGCATCGCGACCTACAACGATCTGCCGCTGCCGAAGGCTCGGGGTGTGGTGCCGAGGAGCTAG